Part of the Plasmodium knowlesi strain H genome assembly, chromosome: 11 genome is shown below.
GCTTCTAACCGTTTATGGTTGCATCCTCTGGGGCCAATAATTAAACCCATGAAATTGTATTCAGGATATTTATCAATTggtatttcaatttttcttacttttttaatTGGCTTATAATTTGGAGGGGCTACAAAGCCATCTACATGCTTTAGCAGGTACTCTACCAATCTGTGATACTCCTCTATCATACAATTCCTTACTCTTGCTTCTCTTGTATTTATTctacttccatttttatcataaataggaggtggtgatggtggtcGAATGTCTGGGTCTACATATTCTAGCTCTCCTTTATTTAGTTTCTTTGTTAATTCATCGTATCTCTGTTCCCGTAGAAACTGGTCCAGTTGGGATGGAGTTAACCCTGGTGGTAGGTCCACAAAGGGGAGAGGTAAGTATGGCTTTGTTTCTTCTGGTCCCCATTTACTTGGCACTACTTTATTTTCTACGTTAGTATTTGCAGAGCTGTTTCCCCAtctagatttttttttgttcgtttcGTCGCTCAGCTTTTCCACCGGCGAGAGGTTAGCGAGCGCTACCAGTGGGTCGTAGTACATGTTCGCTGGGGGGCCAAATGGTGCAGAAGAGGTACAGAAGGAAGGTGCAGAAGAGGTACAGAAGGAAGGTGCAGAAGTGGTACAGAAGGAAGGTGCAGAAGCGGTACAGAAGGAAGGTGCAGAAGAGGTACAGAAGGAAGGTGCAGAAGCGGTACAGAAGGAAGGTGCAGAAGAGGTACAGAAGGAAGATACAGTTGATGTACAAGTGGTGTAACAATATGACAGTCTGACTTCCTCCCCTTATGAACGGAACAGAAAGCTCATTTATCCTATGTACTGGGCTGCCACCCGTTCCTCGTCGTGGATACGCAATTGGGTTGGGCCTCCTTTTGttaggatatatatatatatgtgtgtgtccTCCTTCTCGAGAGCGGAAAATGCCACGCTCATTTGAATGACTAGTTTTACGCACGCACCTGTTGTAAGTACGCTTGGGTGGGCCGAAGCGTTCTATCGCGAGTCTTCCCGGTCCAACCACTCAAACTGCACAAAGCGCTCAAGCACGCAGATCTCCGGCGATCAGGCACATGGTCTTGAGAGTTTCGCGCACAGTATTCCCTGAGAAGAGTATCTTACGACAATGCGAAATGACACCTGAGTCTCCCCAGCTGAACTCCTACCAGAATAACATTTCGCTAAAACTTCTGTATATGTCGCAGATGGGCACGCAGGCAcaatgcggaaaaaaaaaaaaaaaaaaaaaaaaaaaagaagttttcccGAAGTGGAAATGACAAGATTTGTCAGCGTGAACTcattcatatatacatgtatgcatacacGAATGCGTACgttacaaatatattttctaaGGAGGGGCAAAATATGCGCTTAAAAAAACGGCtagtaccttttttttttttttttttttttttttttttctgtagccTTTGGGCGTgaattcctccttttttttaaagttagCGGTTATTTTGCAATTTAATTACGTTGCTCTGTTTTGCTACTCTGCAATGAATGTATTATATGCATTTTATGcattatgtaatttttttttcttctttttttttaaccatttcgAAGGGGAATGTAAAGCGCAGCATTGGACGAAACGTTCAAAAaaggtttgaaaaaaaaaaaaaaaaatgcaggcATATATGGTATCTAGTGGGGGGCTATATTATTATACCCATTTGGCCCTTTCCTCATAGCGGAGAAACCATAAATATATGCTTATGCGTGAGGGAGACCTGCAATACCgttacatataaatatatatattttttttttatcattgtACACGTTCATACCTGTACTGTATTTATGCATGCCTTTTTATGGGGGTCATcagtttttatatttttcctgctCCCGTAACTTTTAATTGTTCATTTGCGGTGGACGTATTTCCCTCCcacactttttccttctcttccctttttttgggtGCAACTGTTGTGGTATATCCTAACGATAAAAAGAGAAGTACATTAGAAGGTAATACGAAGTAGGATCATCAGACACGGAGGCGTACACAGGGAGGAATATTCACATTCCCAGCagagccttttttttttttttttcgctttttatATTTGGATAAATCCAGAAGGGTTGTTAAAAATGAGGGAATTAGCCAATGTGGAAATTTTGAAATATGCTTCAATTcgtttcgaatttttttttttctttattcctttaaATAATTGTTCAGTCTTTCGGCACAAGGGATTCTTCCTCCGTTGACATGCATATTCGTCGTCATTTTTATCGTTTTGTATGTCACGGAACCTGCGCACAGAGGGGGGAACCTGAGGACGCATTTCAAGGAGACGATCCTCATAAATGTGAAACACAAAGGAACATTATCATTatgtaaagaagaataaacaaaagggtggATGAATTGTTCTCCCTTCTTCAATGCTCCAAacatattttgttcatttggctATTAAGGTAGACGGCACAAAGACGTTCtctaatttgttctttctgaTTTTCGTTTGCCAGAAAATGGAGATTCAATAAGaacgatatatatatatatgtggcatattactctttttttttcttttttttcgactcGGTTATGTTTAACTAAGGGGGGCGTGTGTAATTTGAGGTTGCACGGAAATGGGGTCCATTAGCGAAGGgttggagaagaaaaaaaaaaatgacattgaTAAATGGTCTTGACAAATAACCGTAAAAAATGGGTGTGCAAAATGGGGGCGCGATATGGCGGCCAAAATTAGCCATCTTTAAAGGGGACACAAAAATTGCCACCAATTTTGTCACACCACGTAGGAACAGAAGATGAATCGTGAAAGGGGGATGCACCCTGAccctacattttttaaaaaaaataatttcttctgatTCTCTGCGTTAGATGTCAATTTTAAGCTCCTCGtcccttttttcccaccAGGATCGTTCTCACAAAATGCTATACCTTACAACTATGTACTGCTTGATGGTTTGAAAAATGGCTGTATTtaaagtttttatttttttttgttttttttttcttcctgaaCATGGGATATTGAAAGGTTCTAAGCGAGGCCGCCCGTTGGCCATCACCGATTCGCTGCGCATCCGTGTGTGTACGTTATTGCGCTGGAACACATACTCGTGTGTTTGGTGATGCATCACCCCTTCACGCCTCTTTTCACCGCCTATTTTCACCACCTCTTTTCACCGCCTCTTTTTACCGCCTCTTTTCACCGcctatttttctcctctgctTCTTCCCGCTTTCACCTCTTTCGCTCGTTTTGCTAACCCCTACACCGCAGGCGCTCGGGGACTCAAAAGAGCCGACAAACTGGGGTATCTATCCTTCTTCGGCCGACCATCTGAAGTTAAAAATGAGTCCAAGTGTGCATCCAAAGTGGATGACACGCTGTATGATAGTTGGGGAGTTAAACCCTTGTGGGAGTCCAAACCGTTTTCCCTAATGAAGCTTCCATTCGTAATAGATGCATTCTCCCACATATGTGGCTACAAGTGTGGTTGCAAGTGTGGTTGCAAGTGTGGCTTTAGTGGGGCCTAAGGAGGCACCTTTACTTTCACTTGCTCATATTACCCGTTTTGCACGCTACGCATCGCCCCCACCTACAAACCACTGCACGCAACTACCATCCTTTTAGAGCCCCCAAAGTATGTCTCCCTTCCTAACTGAAGAAGCGGTGAAATACCACTACAGCAAGCACCACGCCGCATATGTGAAGAACCTAAATAGTACTGAACGAGATATAACAAAATTGACTTGTCTTCATTTGGACATCGTACATTGCGTGCCACGGGGCGTGTTTATTTCATAACCGCTCGTTTGGACACTGCATTTTTCCTCGATTTAAAGTAGAAtaatttgtaattttttggtGTCCAACATtttaccactttttttttatcaattttttttttaatttccccttcCAGATTTAGCCGATCAGCATGGTGAACTGAGGAACTTGACTTTGGAAGGTTCGTAAGCGCGCTTTTTCGTGACAGATAGGTAGCcgcttaaaaataaaattatttttttttttttattattttttttatttttttccatcccacTCAGAGGTGATAGGAAGATACTCTGG
Proteins encoded:
- a CDS encoding superoxide dismutase [Fe], putative, which encodes MAVFKVFIFFCFFFLPEHGILKGSKRGRPLAITDSLRIRVCARGLKRADKLGYLSFFGRPSEVKNESKCASKVDDTLYDSWGVKPLWESKPFSLMKLPFSPQSMSPFLTEEAVKYHYSKHHAAYVKNLNNLADQHGELRNLTLEEVIGRYSGAIYNNAAQIYNHNFFWLGLKEHGGGMPYGEIKNKIEESFTTFENFKDIFMKEASGHFGSGWIWLIMKDKKLIIYQGHDADNPIKNNIGHPILTLDVWEHAYYVDYKNARGDYVKEWLNKVNWDFANYNLSTLN